The Plutella xylostella chromosome 9, ilPluXylo3.1, whole genome shotgun sequence genome has a segment encoding these proteins:
- the LOC119691454 gene encoding solute carrier family 22 member 13, with product MSAVLSEMSKAVELKIDVAKNGTDPPKQAENDKNNNAATAQKLDFDDLLIQAGQFGLYQIILILATMPFYIYGVFVYYTQLFITEVSTQHWCWVPELENLTAVDRRRLAIPLDESGRYGYDQCKAYVANWTEVLLSGKGPDSTWDTEPCQYGWEFEPSEIPYPTISSELGWVCDKRSYQASAQSIFFFGSIFGGFLIGWLADRYGRLPAIIASNLIGCIGGTASIFVSSFIEFAICRFIMGMAYDNSVMIAYLLLLEYIAPKYRTLISNLSFALFYTLGSVALPWIALACGHWKVTSLATSLPMALAIFAPFILFESPRWLLTRGRIDDAIQKLKMIGKVNRKEIPSKLIKQFKEEFTDNNGEEQGTVLEILKRPLVRKMLILICIEYMCCVIVFDALVRSLGQLQFDFFLSFSVVSFTEFPSLLILAIIMDWTGRRWLVSLMSTVSCIFCVLTALIGGGIPALVCAVVARFAINMSYTAAIQWGAELFPTSVRGSALGVIHILGYIGTMISPYIVYLEIYISWLPLVAAGVVAACSAVVALTLPETAKKDMPQTFAEAETLARSQRFFEIPCFPRKTEADNCGQEKFPFEP from the coding sequence atgtctgCGGTGCTATCAGAAATGTCTAAAGCAGTGGAATTAAAAATAGATGTGGCTAAAAATGGAACGGATCCGCCTAAACAAGCAGAAaatgacaaaaataataatgcagCTACAGCGCAGAAGCTTGATTTTGATGATTTACTGATACAAGCTGGTCAGTTTGGACTCTATCAAATAATTCTCATCCTCGCGACGATGCCTTTCTACATTTATGGAGTATTTGTTTATTACACGCAGCTGTTTATAACCGAGGTATCAACGCAACATTGGTGCTGGGTTCCAGAATTGGAAAACCTTACCGCAGTGGATCGAAGAAGATTAGCCATACCTCTTGATGAATCTGGGCGATATGGATATGATCAATGTAAAGCTTACGTTGCCAACTGGACTGAAGTGTTACTAAGTGGAAAAGGACCAGATTCTACCTGGGATACCGAGCCTTGTCAATACGGATGGGAATTTGAGCCGAGTGAAATCCCATATCCAACAATTTCAAGTGAATTAGGCTGGGTGTGTGATAAGCGCAGTTATCAAGCATCAGCCCAGTCCATTTTCTTTTTTGGTTCAATATTTGGAGGATTTTTAATTGGATGGCTTGCAGATAGGTACGGAAGACTTCCCGCAATAATAGCAAGCAACCTTATCGGTTGTATTGGTGGCACAGCAAGTATATTTGTAAGTAGCTTTATTGAGTTTGCTATCTGTCGATTTATCATGGGAATGGCTTACGACAACTCAGTCATGATAGCGTACCTACTTCTTTTAGAATACATAGCACCCAAATATAGAACATTAATCTCGAATTTATCTTTTGCTCTCTTCTACACTCTTGGTTCTGTGGCATTGCCATGGATAGCTTTAGCGTGTGGGCATTGGAAAGTAACTTCCTTAGCAACAAGTCTACCGATGGCTTTAGCTATTTTTGCACCATTTATATTGTTTGAAAGTCCGAGGTGGCTATTAACAAGAGGCAGAATAGATGACGCTATACAAAAATTAAAGATGATAGGTAAGGTAAATAGGAAAGAAATACCATCGAAGttaataaaacaattcaaGGAAGAATTTACAGACAACAATGGCGAAGAACAAGGAACTGTTTTGGAAATTCTAAAAAGGCCCCTGGTTCGCAAAATGCTCATATTAATATGCATAGAATACATGTGCTGTGTGATTGTGTTTGACGCCTTGGTCAGAAGTTTGGGGCAACTTCAATTTGATTTCTTCTTATCTTTCTCAGTTGTGTCATTTACTGAGTTTCCATCGCTTTTAATTCTTGCCATCATAATGGACTGGACTGGAAGAAGGTGGCTAGTAAGCCTTATGTCTACTGTATCGTGTATATTTTGTGTACTAACTGCGTTGATAGGTGGAGGGATACCAGCTCTAGTGTGCGCGGTGGTGGCGAGGTTTGCCATCAACATGTCTTACACTGCCGCGATACAGTGGGGAGCCGAGCTGTTCCCGACGTCAGTGAGAGGGTCAGCGCTCGGTGTAATACATATACTTGGCTACATTGGGACTATGATATCGCCATACATTGTGTACTTGGAGATCTACATCAGCTGGCTGCCGCTGGTGGCGGCGGGCGTCGTGGCGGCGTGCAGCGCCGTGGTCGCGCTCACTCTACCAGAAACTGCTAAGAAAGATATGCCGCAAACCTTCGCTGAAGCGGAGACTCTGGCTCGAAGTCAAAGATTTTTCGAAATACCTTGTTTTCCGAGGAAAACTGAAGCAGATAATTGCGGACAGGAAAAGTTTCCGTTTGAACCGTAG